Proteins encoded together in one Scytonema millei VB511283 window:
- a CDS encoding protein-glutamate methylesterase/protein-glutamine glutaminase — translation MPKIRVLVVDDAVVVRNRLSKLLAEDPELEVVGVAANGRIALAKIAQLNPDVAILDVEMPEMDGLATLAAIRQTYPYIAVIMFSTFTRAGAIATLDALSLGASDYATKPSHLGNIEAIRQHVFNDLVPKIKLFGTKQVKSQTSRGAQLCAPTNFRLPTPEFGIPNSEFRILPTPKIVAIGVSTGGPNALAILLSQLPADFPVPIAIVQHMPPMFTQMLAERLAAKSRLKVAEAVSGSVLEPGQVWIAPGDFHLSVQRDGKVVRLVTHQAPPENSCRPSVDVLFSSVAEVFGASAIAIVLTGMGQDGLRGCQQLREAGGRVLVQDEASSVVWGMPGFVANAGLADRVLPIDQMADEMSRLVCNNT, via the coding sequence ATGCCAAAAATCCGAGTTCTTGTAGTTGACGATGCAGTGGTTGTGCGCAACCGCCTGAGTAAGCTACTAGCTGAAGATCCAGAATTGGAAGTGGTGGGAGTAGCGGCGAATGGTCGCATTGCACTAGCAAAAATTGCTCAACTCAATCCTGATGTGGCGATTTTGGATGTAGAAATGCCAGAAATGGATGGCTTAGCAACTTTAGCAGCGATCCGGCAGACCTATCCTTATATTGCTGTGATTATGTTTAGCACTTTCACCCGCGCAGGGGCGATCGCAACTTTGGATGCTCTGTCTTTAGGTGCATCAGATTACGCTACCAAGCCGAGTCACTTAGGCAATATCGAAGCTATCCGCCAACATGTTTTTAACGACTTAGTACCGAAAATAAAACTGTTTGGGACAAAGCAAGTCAAAAGTCAAACTAGTAGGGGCGCACAGCTGTGCGCCCCTACCAACTTCCGACTCCCGACTCCCGAATTCGGAATTCCGAATTCCGAATTCCGAATTCTCCCGACTCCCAAAATCGTAGCCATTGGCGTTTCTACCGGAGGACCAAATGCTTTAGCCATATTACTATCGCAGTTGCCAGCAGATTTTCCCGTACCCATTGCGATCGTGCAGCATATGCCACCCATGTTTACTCAGATGTTAGCAGAACGGCTGGCTGCCAAGTCTCGCTTAAAAGTAGCTGAAGCTGTTTCTGGGAGCGTGCTGGAGCCTGGACAGGTTTGGATTGCCCCAGGAGATTTTCATCTCTCCGTGCAACGGGATGGCAAGGTTGTGCGCCTAGTCACCCACCAAGCGCCACCAGAAAACTCTTGTCGTCCCTCCGTCGATGTCTTATTTAGCTCAGTCGCAGAAGTCTTTGGTGCCAGCGCGATCGCAATTGTCTTAACAGGTATGGGTCAAGACGGATTGCGGGGTTGCCAACAGCTCCGCGAGGCTGGGGGGCGAGTTTTAGTTCAAGATGAAGCGAGTAGCGTCGTTTGGGGAATGCCTGGGTTTGTAGCTAACGCCGGACTTGCCGACCGAGTGTTGCCGATCGACCAGATGGCAGATGAAATGAGCCGCCTAGTGTGTAATAATACCTAA
- a CDS encoding CheR family methyltransferase — MLRVCNKQTADISNINFQYLCQLVYQHAAIVLDVSKDYLAELHLKPIAETAGFGSLNSLVEHLRSHPFSNLHVRAIEALLVTETSFFRDRYPFEVLKNFTLPELISRRAKERSLKIWCGACSSGQEPYSLAILIREHFPLLTTWDLQIIASDFSSHILARARQGRYSQWEIQRGLSVELREKYFQFQQQQQNWQIKDKIRQMVEFRQINLIHPWLSMPAMDIIFLRNVLIYFDTETKKSTLKKVRQQLRPDGYLFLGGGETTIYLDESFERIQQEGGVCYRLR, encoded by the coding sequence ATGTTAAGAGTCTGTAACAAGCAGACAGCAGACATTAGCAACATTAATTTTCAGTATCTTTGTCAGCTAGTTTATCAACATGCGGCGATCGTGCTGGATGTCAGTAAAGACTATTTAGCAGAGTTACACTTAAAACCAATAGCAGAAACGGCGGGATTTGGTTCCTTAAACAGTCTAGTAGAGCATTTGCGATCGCATCCATTTAGCAATCTGCATGTCCGAGCGATCGAAGCTCTGCTCGTAACTGAAACATCATTTTTCCGCGATCGTTATCCATTTGAAGTACTCAAAAATTTCACGCTACCAGAATTAATCTCGCGACGGGCAAAAGAGCGATCGCTCAAGATTTGGTGTGGAGCTTGCTCTAGCGGTCAAGAACCCTATAGCCTTGCGATATTGATCCGCGAACATTTTCCTCTACTCACAACTTGGGATTTGCAGATAATTGCCAGTGACTTTTCTAGTCATATCCTTGCCCGCGCTCGTCAAGGTCGCTACAGCCAGTGGGAAATTCAGCGCGGATTGTCCGTCGAGCTGCGAGAGAAATATTTTCAGTTTCAGCAACAGCAGCAGAACTGGCAGATTAAAGACAAGATCCGCCAGATGGTTGAGTTTCGTCAAATCAATCTCATCCACCCGTGGTTATCAATGCCAGCAATGGATATTATCTTCCTGCGAAATGTATTGATTTACTTTGATACTGAGACAAAAAAATCTACTCTCAAAAAAGTTAGACAGCAATTAAGACCGGACGGCTACTTATTTCTCGGTGGTGGTGAAACCACAATTTATCTCGATGAATCGTTTGAACGAATACAGCAGGAAGGAGGCGTATGTTATCGTTTGCGGTAA